From the genome of Capsicum annuum cultivar UCD-10X-F1 chromosome 4, UCD10Xv1.1, whole genome shotgun sequence:
TTGATTATGTCTCCAGCCGGAATGTAATTTTCAACCCGGAACGTTCAAACTTATAATGAGCTCAAGTCGGCTGTGCACAATACCTGGTTGGCTTTTGGTTTAAGAAAACAGAATATCAAATTACTACGGTGATATTGATGCTCCAGAATTTGTTGCATATTAAAAACTTCCAGTGAGAAAATGTTGTTGGCAAAGAACATCTTGCTCCAGGCTTTGTTGCACTTTGTAACTTCGCAAGCACTCGTAATCCATTTGGAGTACATGCTTTAAGTCACTTTAATAGTGCTGAGGGTAATGATGAGGACTTCTGTAGTTGTCAAATTGTTCTGGCTTTTGTTGAACACACCTCAAACTCTTAAAGATATCAAGTTGAACAGCCGCTTCCAAAGTCCTTTGACTTGAAATGCTCTTATGCCAAACTTCATTTTTTACATTTACATAccaaacattttaaaaaaaatttctgcATGCCATTCTACCCTACCGTGTTCCAACTTGTTACCATTCATCAGTATGTTCAAAAGTCAGACGCCTATTCTGTTTCTTATGTCTATATGGCTAGCAATTGGTGCATAACCTTTTGTTTTGAGTATTCTCAACAATGCAGCTAAGCGTGCCATCCTGCATCTGCTGTCGTATTTTGTGTGTTTCATGTTTTCACGTCTAGTTTCATCTGTCATATTTTAGTTTGCTGTGTTTTTGTTATATCTACTCAATATTCAAGAACACCTATTTCATCCAACTCAAACTTCTCACTTCCTTTACTAATGTAGGCAAAGAAAAAAGTGGCCTTGCTACTTCAAAAGCTGAAAAAATATGAGCTACCAGAGTTACCTTCTCCGCGGCATGATCCTGAGCTTTTGACTCCTGAGCAACTGCAAGCGTATAAGAAGATAGGTTTCAGGAATAAAAATTATGTCCCTGTTGGTGTTCGTGGAGTCTTTGGAGGAGTTGTCCAAAATATGCACCTCCACTGGAAGTTTCATGAGACTGTGCAAGTTTGTTGTGATAACTTccctaaagaaaaaattaaggagATGGCTTCAATGCTCTCTCGACTAAGTGGTGGAATTGTGGTTAACATACATAATGTGAAAACGATTATTATGTTTCGTGGCAGAAACTACCGCCAGCCAAAGAATTTGATACCTATCAACACACTTACAAAAAGGAAGGTGAGTTGcaaatttcctttttttccttttccattgCCAGTCAATCCATTGCTTCTGTAAGGGACTACTATTAAATTGTACTGATGAATTGGTATATGTTTCTTTTAAccccttaattttttatttgctcGAGGCAACATAGGTTCTGTCTGTGTTTCATGCACGCATATGATGTAAAACTATCAGGAGCTATAAATCATAagaaatcatcaatattttgCATGTACTCCAGGTCCATTTGTTGTATTCAGTCCAACTGAAGTTCAATTCTGTTGCATGTGAAAGTAGTGTAATGGGTAAAAGGCATGTCTTATCTGTTGAAAATTTGTTGACCGTATTCATTTTGAAATTAGTATTGAAATTTTGTTGATCTATGTTAACTGTGAACTCTTTCGATTCCTTTTGTTTGTAATGAGCTGGATTTTCTGCAACTCGCGTAGGACTGAAATTTGAACATTGTTTGGTTGATGAGCACACACTTATTATTTGACAATGTTATCTTTGGTTGTAGGCATTATTTAAAGCCCGATTTGAACAAGCACTAGAATCACAGAaattaaacataaagaaaatagaaCAAGAGCTCAGGAGGAAGGGAACAAATCCTGATGATCCAGTTGCCAGGGCCAGCATCCAGAGAGTAGCGTCCACATTCTTCAATGCCATTGATAAAAAAGAAGGAAGCCCATATGTCTTTCAGGAGGATTATGGTACTAAGTTGGGTCACGACAGCAGTGTAAATGAAAAACATTCAACAGCTGAAGACAGTGACCAGGAGGAGCTTGAGGATTTCATAGCTCAGATAGAAAAGGCAGCTGATGACGAATGGGCAGCCGAAGAAGAAGCAGAGAAAGAAGAAGCGGGGAAGATTAGATATTGGAACAAAGAAGATATAGGAAGTCGATTCAGAAGATCTGGAATGATTGGAAGTGATGAATCAGATGACGAGACAGGAGGAAGGTCAAGTGGCGGGAGTAAGACATATGGAAGGAAGATAGATTATGATGATCAGCAAGATGATATATCTGAAGATGACAGCGAgttggatgatgatgatggtcGACATGGTAGCAGCGTTTACACAGATACCCACACGTACAATGCTCCTGTCAGGCATCCGAAGTATAAAACAGAGAAATGGCAGAAAGGTAAGAGCAACAGGCCTAAAAACGAGGGAGGTTCATACAGAAATTTTGACCCTTATTTGAAGGGAACGATGGCTACAGATGGTTCTGTTTCAGATAGTTTAAGTGACCTTGAGGAAGCCATGTGGATTTCAGATGATGCGGGTGGACAGAACTCAACAAAACCAAGCGAGTATAGAAGTAGTAGTGACGAGGAGGATGATAAGATAGCAACATGGAAATCAGATGCAGAGGATGCACCTGGTTCGGGGGCATCAAGAGGGGTTGGTAATTGCTTTAGGACCGGTGGTCAagggaaaatggagaaaaatgaggATACCCCCGAGAGCAATAGGAAGATGAAAAGTTCAAAAGACGTGGATGAAACTTGGGACAGCGACTGACCAGGATGCCAACTTTGACATAGAAATAGGGCTCGTTCGTTTGAGACAGACATGTAGTGCTATTGAGGCTGGTGATATTTATGATTCTCGATCTATGCAAACAAATCAAGAAGAAAGGTATGGACTATCAAGTGTGGTTACCAAACTTGATAAGCAACTTATACTGTCAAATCAAAATGTTGTTCAAAGACTTGGTCTCCCTGCCCTTGTGAAAATAAAGATGGATAATCCTGACGCGTCAAATAAGATTGGGTTGCAATCACGAAAAGATGCAGATGAAGATTTTGTTGAATCTGGTCTTGCAACTCGTGATAAAAAGGAAAATGCAAACGGCAGTGCATCAACTGAACCACCGGTTCTTAACATCATTCAGTCATCACTTCCAGATATCAAGAAGGTGACTCACGACTTATTGCGTCAAACTGATTCGATTTTGGGAGCATTGATGGTTCTAAATGCCACTGTTTCTCAATTCGGCAAAGGAGCAGGCCTTTTCGGAAAGGGTGATGCTGAGTAAGTTCATGTGACAGGAAACATACCCAGAACTCAATTCAATACCTGAATACTTGATATCAGCTGTGATTCATTCTCTTTAATTTGTATTTAAAGTGCTCAACGCAATATGCTGGTTTCGAGCTTGTAATTAATTAATGTGTACTACTGTGTAGCCACTTGACAtggcatgttttactatttttactAATTGGTCAGTCTTTTTAACTATTAAAGAGAACTCTTTTGTCGGACCAAATTAGATGGTCTTTGTGTTGCTGTTAGGCTGCTTGATATCATATCCAAAGAAAAAAGTTCCAACTAGCCTGTTGCACAAAGCATCGCACGTTAGAAGGGCCACACACCCTTCGTAAACCGCTTAccctaatgcaagcattagtggCTGCTTCCACGGATCGAACTTGTGACGTACACAACATGGAGAAAACTTTAATAAAGAAGAGAAAACTTTAATAAAGAAGCATGTGActtgtcaattttttttactaCAGAAGCAGGCAAACCTGATCCTGAGTTACCATTATTTGCTAGAGCATAAtacagaagcagaagcagaagatATTGGTCAACTTCTatacaacatacccagtatagcCCCACGACGTGAGATCTAGAAAGGGTGTAAAGTGAACACGAACCTTACCACTACCTTAGAGGTAGAGAGACCATTTCCGATTACGAATTGCACTAGAGGTCTCGAAAtgattcattaaaaaaaaaggggGTATTAAGTCATACAACAATCCCAGTGAAGATAAAACAGAAATTGGATAAGAGTGCAAAGATTTGTCATCTGTACATTTTATGAGGAAAAAACCAAAAGTCAGCTACCAGTTAAACCATCCATGAACAACTTAAAGAAGTGGCAGATTTACAATTCAGATAGTTAAAACTTCAAATATTAATTCCCGAGCTCGACGAACCCAAATGTATTTTCGCCGCTGTATGTCATGTAAAGGAACCCGTCTTCATCCTTGTTTTCCTCGTAAATTGCAGACATCAAAGCAGCTGCAACAGGAAGGAGATATGTCAAGACAAATGTCATCAGAAAAGTATCGTGACCTTAAGTTATCTAATCCTTAGTTGCACAGACTCTCAAAAAATGTTGttgcacccgtgtcggatcctccaaaatgcactatttttgaaGGATACGACACGCAcccgatgacatttttgaagagtccgagcaacatagatctAATCTACTTACCAGTTGGAGGCAGAATGTTCTTGACAAAGACAAATATGGCCTTCTCAGCAGTGAGATTGATCCTCTTTCGAACCACGTAAACAAATTGGCCAACAGTCAAATCAGCTGGAACGAGGTACCTATGTCACAACGGAAGACAAATAAATGATACTGATGCGTGACTGTTTAATCTCCAATACCAATAAAACTACTTAATAGACAGTTTAGCGCCAACACACAATCTCCATGGAAATGATAGCCAAAACACCTAAATTGACGAAAAATGGCATCCATACTGGCAAAAAATGCAAGAACATGTAGTATTTAGGATACAAAACCTCAGCTTGGgaccataaaataataaaaattactgTACAAGACCATATGTGAAATTCGAATTACATAGAGAAGCATATAATTTATAACAGCAACCTTCATGTCAACAGACTGTTAAATCTGTGCAAAAATACAtgcaataaaaacaaaaactgcAGCATTCACAAGATATATTTCCCAAACTTGTATCCAGCATAACCGCAAATCCACCATCATAATGATAACTCATAATCTTAAATCAACCATGAAAAAAGATACATTATAATGTCATATCTTATTAACTTTCCAGTTTCCGGTCCACGCAATACTCTGATTGTTTAATCAATTCCTGGACACAAATTCTGCGAAATTTTGTTATTACAAGCAGCACTCACACGATATATCCCCCTAACTTACCATGTTAATATCCACATCCATTGcaaacctatgttgctcggactctccaaaaatgccAATGTATGCATGTCGATCCATCCAAAAATAATGCATTATTAGAGGATCCGACAAGGGGTGTGACAACATTTTTTCACAGTCCGAGCAATTGAGCACTTGATTATTAACAACCATCATCATGGAAAGGAACAGAAACAACTTACTTCTTCTTATCAATGTCAGAGATATCACTCTTTTCTGCTCTCTCAACAATCACCTGAATGGGAAACGTAGCCATGAGGGATAAGAGTGTTGACATATCCATTAAGAGCAAGATCTTTAACAACAGATATCATACCGGAATTCTGTCGGGATACTTCTCCCTGATGCGAGAAGATTCTGCCTGCCTCCTCTCTgttaaaaaaaaacaagtaattgAAAACATCAGCAAAGTTTCACATTGAactcatcctttttttttttcattcccgGGCCTTATTTAGGAAGGGAGACGCTGGGAACTTACTAACTCAAGTAAACAAGGATATGCTCAGacgaaaaaagataaaagaaatcaTAAGAACAGGTAACAGATCTCATCTCTAGAAGCTATATAGAAAGAAAGCATCACAAactattaggggtcgtttggtgtgaggtataagggataaatagtcccgggataaaacgaaggactattttatcccatgtttggtgtgaggtgttaTTTAGTACCGGAACTATTTATCCCACTATTTACACCATggtgatgagataaattatctcatatatatggtgggataactaatcgCGGGATTAATTATCCTGGGATAACTCAttcccaaccaaacaaccccttaaggtTAATTCTAATCCCATGCTAAATAGTGCCTTCTAAGGAAAATTAGAGATTTTGTAAAAGCCACACTTATCTCAACTAGTTGGTGTCTTCTATATAAATCATTCACTTTAATTGTGTTAACGTTTTAGCTAGATCTGCAATAATGCGTTGAACTTTTagtaatttaaagaaaatgagaagaaatttAAAGACATGAAGTATGAGCGTAAATACTACAAAGGAATGACGACACAATCCCATACTAACTGGTTTAGGATAAAACAATCATCTATACGCATTCCACTCTATTTGGACCCATTTCACTTTAATGACCAATAGGTTGTTTATTGGATAAATCAAATGTTCTTTAATTCCCACACTGATAGACAAATCTCTAACCAAACTACCACACCACCACTCAATCAAACACCACATTTGTTGTAAATGCATCAATAACGATTAAATAAGCCTTAATCCTAATTAGTTGGTATCACCTATATTATGCTTTTTACTCTTCGGTATAAATATGCACAAGCAAAACAACAAAGAAGCAAGTCACGCACACTATTGATGCACCATCAATAGAATGGAGTATAAATATTCAACAAATGGATATCATcgctgtcacgacccgagccggggccctggccgcgacgggcatcctgaaccatcaaggcccgagagaccTCTGTAACTCTCCAACCCACTAGTGTTATTGTCCACTTtgggcccaggcccgcacggctttaaaacgcgtcactagggagtaaagcttaattacttatatacccagcatccctcatgcattttgctgatgtgggactccttaagttggggtgttacaatcgCAAGTACGGATTTAGATAGAAAACATCTAAAGACAAAATTCTAAAAGCATATCGATGTCCACAATGCAAAGGCAGATAACGATAAGAACAGCAGATGCTAATTTCATGCATATGAAGCAGCTACAGAATTCCTGCACCAGAATATTCTTAGCTACAAGTAGACAAGGAACAGAACAtaacccccccaccccaccccccacccccaaacaAAAATCAGATCATGAATAGGACACAGCTCAGCTCATTAACTTCATTGCCATCTGGTTGTTGCTCTACCAAATATTTAGCTGTAGTTAATTAACTTGACGTCAAAAAGGcatataaaaatattcaaatagatACGATGTAAcaaagaggctacaaaacatAAACATCACTAGATTGCCCGCATCCTAGCACGTGCCATAAGTTGATGTAGTACTTGGATATGGGTATAGAGCGAGGGGCGGAACTAAGGGACAAAGGAGGGTGTTCACCAAAGGTTAGCTCTGAGGTTTAGAGGGTTGAAAATTCACCTTGAGGTTCTAAGTTCAAATCCCAGACActacatttttatttttcgaatCTTCTCAGTGAGAATCCTGGATGCAGGTGCACTCAAATACACATATGTAAGTATCAACGGCAGACCTAAATAGACACAATTGGGTGCTCAATCACCAATTGTTTTCTAACCAAATACAATTAGATTGATGGAGCGCCCTTCCATGATTAGTAGCAACACTAGATTAAAGAAAGGTGACCACCCATGACTaagaaatcctggctccgcctatGTCTACACATATATAAACACATACTACTAAGTATGATACGACTGACTCTACAACTTCACATCCCAAATCCATCTCTATTTATCAATAACTCAAtttaaacataaacataaacataatcataatgACGACTTAAAAACatatttcaacaacaacaactgcTACAACATATCCAACACAAAGTGGGGACTGGGGatgggtaaagtgtacgcagtccacaccactagaagtagagaggttgtttccgatagaccctcgactcaggAAAAACACCAATATAATAAACAAAACACACAACAGAATGATACAAGAAACAAGACACCCATAGattaatactataaactatctattcgaaatcaccaacaccaccaaaccaCGACAAACAAGAAGCTACAAAACACATGCATAACACTGTGGTTCCCCAATTCTTGACTGGAGGGGACACCAAAGGCCTCTGCCCTTCCATCCCTTGGATAGATAGAGAGGGGGGGCAGAGCTTTTGGTTTTTTCATGTTGTCAAAGATTTGAACAATGAAAATAGATGGCGAGTGCCTGATCGAATTGATCAGGTCATGTAGGAACAAGGTTCACAGACACAACTACACACAATGCACTCCTCCCCATTAGTAAGGACACGCACTcttacccactaaccctctaAACTAATCCGCATCCTACAACTGCTTCATGcaatgcctaatcacctcccggCGCGGAGTTAGCTAATAGTGAGGGGAACCCCCTTCggcgaaaaattatattatttatacaagcttaaaattattttttatgtatatatagcagatgttgaactcccttcgACTAGTTCTTTTATTCACTTTTTTCGATTTGGAACCCCCTTAGTTAAGATGTTGGCTCCGCCACTGATCACCTTCCTaaaatatttcttcggcctacctctaccccacatACTCTTTATTTATTCAACAATATAAATAAGGGCACAATGATAAGTAAAGCAAAAAAccctaatatgattatgtgaaaCATACCCAAAGGATGTTCAAGCTTGAAAGAACTCTTAGCCATTTCAAGATTCAAACTCTTTTCTCTTTCTGCAAATTTAAAACATCCAAAAAACATCAGAATCATAGCAAAAAATTGACAATTTCACTCAACCCAACAAAATGAAGAATACATACACACACTCTTACATAAACACATGTAAGTTACCTTATTCAAACACACACACACCTACACACACACTTATATAAACACATGAAAGTTACCTTATTCAAGCAAAAGGGTAACTTTCAAATTTACccaaaaacacaagaaaacaaagaaattcaacaaaaagtAGTTATGATCTAAAAAAACAAGAAATGTAaatatgtaatttttctttttgacatataaaaaaaaaaagaattgataaTTGCAAAATTCAAACTCTTTTCTCTTTCAGCAAATTTCAACATCCAAAAAACATCAGAATCACAGCAAAAAATTGGCAATTTCACTCAACCCAACaaaataaacacacacacacacatttatatatgcacacacacacacgaaTATAAACACATGTAAGTTGTATTAAAGTGTAGAAAATCAGCAGAAAACCCACAATACAAGCAAAAGGAACctttcaaatttactcaaaaacACTTTGTGTAATTTCCAACAAAGTAGTTGAAAATCAGCAGGAAAAAAAGCAATTCAcgcaaaagaaaacaaagaaattcaACGAAACTATTGAAAAAATATTCAAGGACTAATTTGGAACAAAAATTACCAGAATTCAAcagaaaaaaattagggttttattttttttgctgaaaatattgtaaattttttcacataaaaattcaagaactaattCGGAACAAAAATTACCAGAATTCACCagaaaaaaaattaggttatTTTTTGGAGTTACGAATTATTTATGTCtaattattatttgtatttatatatttatatatttcgtGAGGCGTTATAGGCGACGTCGTTGAGGTGAGTGAAGTGGTTAAAACGGCGTCGTTTGGTTTGTGTGAACGATCGGACTTGGCCT
Proteins encoded in this window:
- the LOC107868309 gene encoding autophagy-related protein 8C-like isoform X2 — translated: MAKSSFKLEHPLERRQAESSRIREKYPDRIPVIVERAEKSDISDIDKKKYLVPADLTVGQFVYVVRKRINLTAEKAIFVFVKNILPPTAALMSAIYEENKDEDGFLYMTYSGENTFGFVELGN
- the LOC107868308 gene encoding CRM-domain containing factor CFM9, mitochondrial, whose amino-acid sequence is MMVWRYTQQNCRSVRALVSLFCHTPLQQCRNAVILRRYDDSVNMMSPVKYVEEVPSTNVWNVGGVRWMSGGKSMRSRVAARMQNESSKTLREIRRSKKLKLKLMTDEERLIYNLRRAKKKVALLLQKLKKYELPELPSPRHDPELLTPEQLQAYKKIGFRNKNYVPVGVRGVFGGVVQNMHLHWKFHETVQVCCDNFPKEKIKEMASMLSRLSGGIVVNIHNVKTIIMFRGRNYRQPKNLIPINTLTKRKALFKARFEQALESQKLNIKKIEQELRRKGTNPDDPVARASIQRVASTFFNAIDKKEGSPYVFQEDYGTKLGHDSSVNEKHSTAEDSDQEELEDFIAQIEKAADDEWAAEEEAEKEEAGKIRYWNKEDIGSRFRRSGMIGSDESDDETGGRSSGGSKTYGRKIDYDDQQDDISEDDSELDDDDGRHGSSVYTDTHTYNAPVRHPKYKTEKWQKGKSNRPKNEGGSYRNFDPYLKGTMATDGSVSDSLSDLEEAMWISDDAGGQNSTKPSEYRSSSDEEDDKIATWKSDAEDAPGSGASRGVGNCFRTGGQGKMEKNEDTPESNRKMKSSKDVDETWDSD
- the LOC107868309 gene encoding autophagy-related protein 8C-like isoform X1, which codes for MILMFFGCFKFAEREKSLNLEMAKSSFKLEHPLERRQAESSRIREKYPDRIPVIVERAEKSDISDIDKKKYLVPADLTVGQFVYVVRKRINLTAEKAIFVFVKNILPPTAALMSAIYEENKDEDGFLYMTYSGENTFGFVELGN